In one Lycium barbarum isolate Lr01 chromosome 7, ASM1917538v2, whole genome shotgun sequence genomic region, the following are encoded:
- the LOC132602363 gene encoding probable RNA-dependent RNA polymerase 4 yields the protein MVIFVNIINGVQHLDWDSGKTHLYHCHVDSDGSYTFKGPYLKAERIHLQQSLGDENVLIVKFEENAPGCPEEIVQNGILVGLRRYRFFAGYRLSKAVAYYLLAVPCSFVSSWYTLHAQSKNIYSSFVFNICSMENFCFVIIIGLPTLLLFRILVICSSYVMKYLG from the exons ATGGTCATCTTTGTGAACATAATAAACGGGGTGCAG CATCTTGATTGGGATTCAGGAAAGACTCATCTCTACCATTGCCATGTTGATTCGGATGGAAGCTATACTTTTAAG GGTCCGTACCTGAAAGCAGAAAGAATCCATCTGCAACAGTCTTTAGGAGATGAGAATGTATTGATTGTCAAGTTTGAGGAAAACGCCCCAGGGTGTCCAGAAGAGATTGTTCAGAATGGAATTCTTGTTGGTTTGAGGCGCTATCGCTTCTTTG cTGGCTATCGACTCTCGAAGGCTGTTGCATATTACCTGTTAGCAGTACCTTGTTCATTTGTATCAAGCTGGTACACCCTCCATGCGCAGAGTAAAAACATCTACAGCAGCTTTGTTTTTAATATATGCAGCATGGAAAACTTTTGTTTTGTAATAATAATAGGGCTACCAACTCTTCTTTTGTTTCGTATTCTAGTCATCTGCTCCTCCTATGTAATGAAGTACTTGGGCTAA